A portion of the Sulfurospirillum diekertiae genome contains these proteins:
- a CDS encoding TIGR03915 family putative DNA repair protein, producing MILLYDGSFEGYLSLVYEVYYEKLEVSAIVKKMPETLLFERFHEVFSDEIKARKVLDAMTRHFNKEQQRTIFHSVLCDTRNYEMALLEYIRIGFKNPKELRNITNASLFYIQNLEKELLCLVHKMYGFTRFEELEDGTLYAKIETKFNIVPFLGDHFCKRLGNIPFIIHDVKRALAFVKNDELREIRSIATFDTPTYSSEEEKFKALWKVFFKSAAVESRYNPKLQKSWVPLLYRTYMSEFNITNAT from the coding sequence ATGATTTTGCTGTACGATGGCAGTTTTGAAGGGTATTTGAGCTTAGTGTATGAAGTTTATTATGAAAAATTAGAGGTAAGCGCCATTGTCAAAAAAATGCCAGAAACACTTCTGTTTGAGCGTTTTCATGAAGTTTTTTCCGATGAAATAAAAGCGCGTAAAGTCTTAGATGCCATGACTAGGCACTTTAATAAAGAGCAACAACGCACCATTTTTCATAGTGTATTATGCGACACACGAAACTATGAGATGGCACTGTTAGAGTATATTCGCATCGGATTTAAAAACCCTAAAGAGCTTCGAAACATTACTAATGCTTCCCTTTTTTACATCCAAAATCTCGAAAAAGAGCTGTTGTGTTTGGTGCATAAGATGTACGGATTTACCCGCTTTGAAGAGTTGGAAGATGGTACATTGTATGCCAAAATTGAGACAAAATTTAATATTGTCCCTTTTTTAGGGGATCATTTTTGCAAACGCTTAGGAAACATCCCTTTTATCATCCACGATGTCAAACGTGCTCTTGCCTTTGTGAAAAACGATGAACTGCGAGAAATTCGCTCAATCGCCACATTTGATACTCCAACCTATTCTAGCGAAGAAGAAAAATTTAAAGCACTGTGGAAAGTGTTCTTCAAATCAGCCGCCGTAGAAAGTAGGTACAATCCAAAGCTCCAAAAAAGCTGGGTTCCCCTACTTTATAGAACGTATATGAGCGAATTTAATATCACAAACGCCACATAG
- the motB gene encoding flagellar motor protein MotB: MGKKCKKVECEAGEKWAVPFADFFSLLLALFIALFAIASTNTEKMKALKEEFVKIYDYSAKPEEATPVMSMSIKSGDAAKDKDKGNAGGTSAQLEEIARLAQMIEKMNIGEGSLEQKVDGAILKLPTKLLFAPGSAEIVNSDSMLFLKRVSDIIAMLPKNVEVIVKGFTDATALPHGSKYQDNLELSSARANAVIRVLIRNGIAKDRLSSAGYGDTKPLTNNDTAEGRDKNGRVEFTMRISGPDNSTKKESILDTLNAINKKAE; encoded by the coding sequence GTGGGTAAAAAATGCAAAAAAGTTGAATGTGAAGCAGGTGAAAAATGGGCCGTACCTTTTGCGGACTTTTTTAGTCTTTTACTTGCTCTTTTTATCGCACTCTTTGCTATTGCCTCTACTAACACTGAAAAAATGAAAGCCCTCAAAGAAGAGTTTGTCAAAATCTACGACTACAGCGCGAAACCTGAAGAAGCAACCCCTGTTATGAGCATGTCTATTAAATCGGGAGATGCCGCTAAAGATAAAGACAAAGGCAATGCGGGTGGAACTTCTGCGCAACTTGAAGAAATTGCTCGTTTAGCACAAATGATTGAGAAAATGAATATTGGAGAAGGATCATTAGAGCAAAAAGTTGATGGTGCAATTTTAAAACTCCCTACTAAACTTCTTTTTGCACCAGGTTCTGCTGAGATTGTTAACAGTGACTCCATGCTTTTCCTCAAACGTGTTTCTGACATTATTGCGATGCTTCCTAAAAATGTTGAAGTCATCGTCAAGGGATTTACTGACGCAACGGCACTTCCACATGGCTCTAAATACCAAGACAATCTTGAACTCTCCAGTGCTCGTGCCAATGCTGTTATCCGTGTTCTCATTCGTAATGGTATTGCCAAAGATCGTTTAAGCTCAGCAGGTTATGGAGATACAAAACCTCTCACAAATAACGATACGGCGGAAGGTCGTGACAAGAATGGTCGCGTTGAATTTACAATGCGTATTTCAGGACCGGATAATTCGACAAAAAAAGAGTCTATCTTAGATACAC
- a CDS encoding TetR/AcrR family transcriptional regulator — protein sequence MKRNADVLSVLSLIDSVVKLNHVARKLLMWRIDFFLDNGYENVSMNDIVKHAGGSLATLYKHFGNKEQLFIYILEQKSEEVFGEWGRKSVCYEGRIEEFLTETGRMFLDLVTTPDAILFHRLLISIGYINDSRLNKTQIQNLMSVPVIIIANYLENEKVNGHIEVEDTYLVAEQFLNAVKGPFLFQTILGIQIDISEETRLKALKQVVTIFCRGLHVIQ from the coding sequence GTGAAGAGAAATGCAGATGTTTTATCAGTTCTCTCGTTGATCGACTCAGTGGTAAAGCTGAATCACGTTGCACGAAAATTATTGATGTGGCGTATCGACTTTTTTTTAGATAACGGCTATGAAAACGTCAGTATGAATGATATTGTCAAGCATGCAGGGGGGTCACTCGCGACATTGTATAAGCATTTTGGCAATAAAGAACAACTGTTTATTTACATTTTGGAACAAAAATCAGAAGAAGTTTTTGGTGAATGGGGTCGTAAAAGTGTCTGTTATGAGGGGCGTATTGAAGAATTTTTAACGGAAACAGGAAGGATGTTTTTAGATTTGGTGACAACACCAGATGCCATTTTATTTCACCGTTTACTTATATCAATAGGGTATATTAATGATTCCAGACTCAATAAAACGCAGATCCAGAACCTTATGTCAGTTCCCGTCATTATTATTGCAAATTATTTAGAAAATGAAAAAGTAAACGGTCATATCGAAGTTGAAGATACCTATTTAGTGGCAGAGCAATTTTTAAATGCTGTCAAAGGGCCATTTCTTTTTCAGACAATTTTGGGGATTCAAATTGATATCTCTGAAGAAACGCGTTTAAAAGCTTTAAAACAAGTCGTAACCATTTTCTGTCGCGGCTTACATGTAATACAATAG
- a CDS encoding putative DNA modification/repair radical SAM protein — MKLTTEDKLSLLAGSAKYDVSCSSSGSENNYKTGELGCAHNSGICHSFTSDGRCVSLLKVLLTNVCIYDCAYCINRVSNDTPRTAFTPRELADLTINFYKRNYIEGLFLSSGIIKNEDHTMSLLLQTLRILRHEYRFNGYIHVKLIPGASKELIEEATLLAHRVSSNIELPSAKSLALLAPDKTKEKLLSPLKHARDITLQRSAKPISMSTQMIIGATSESDFEILKLSSSLYQKALLKRVYYSAYIAVNNHKHLPVPELSKPPLLREHRLYQADWLLRFYGFSYDEILSENQNLDIQFDPKTFWALSNLHLFPIDVNHAPQEILVRIPGIGIRGALKILQARRFKKLSFEDLVNLKISLKKARYFIIAGKDFHRSTSLYTEKIKLALIHQGSNVIQPTLFDTSIYTGEL, encoded by the coding sequence ATGAAACTTACAACCGAAGATAAACTCTCCCTCTTAGCAGGCAGTGCCAAGTACGATGTCTCATGCTCTTCCAGTGGCAGTGAGAACAACTACAAAACAGGCGAGCTTGGCTGTGCCCATAACAGTGGTATTTGCCACAGTTTTACGAGCGATGGCAGGTGTGTTTCACTTTTGAAAGTATTGTTGACAAATGTTTGCATTTACGACTGTGCCTACTGCATCAACCGTGTAAGCAATGACACTCCTCGTACTGCTTTTACACCACGAGAACTTGCCGATCTGACGATTAACTTTTACAAACGCAATTACATCGAAGGACTTTTTTTAAGCTCTGGCATCATCAAAAACGAAGACCATACGATGAGCTTGCTCCTTCAAACCTTGCGTATATTGCGCCATGAGTATCGCTTTAATGGCTACATTCATGTCAAACTTATTCCCGGAGCTTCAAAAGAACTCATCGAAGAAGCCACGCTTTTAGCCCATCGTGTTAGCTCCAACATCGAACTTCCAAGTGCTAAAAGCCTTGCCCTACTCGCACCCGATAAAACCAAAGAGAAGCTCCTCTCACCACTGAAACACGCGCGTGACATTACACTGCAACGAAGTGCTAAACCCATCTCTATGAGTACCCAAATGATTATAGGAGCAACGAGCGAGAGCGATTTTGAGATATTAAAACTCTCATCATCACTCTATCAAAAGGCACTGCTCAAACGGGTCTATTACTCTGCATATATTGCGGTAAATAACCATAAGCACTTGCCCGTTCCTGAACTTTCCAAACCTCCTTTGCTTCGGGAGCACAGACTCTATCAAGCTGATTGGTTGTTGCGCTTTTACGGCTTTTCATACGATGAAATTTTGAGCGAAAACCAAAACCTTGACATCCAATTTGACCCAAAAACCTTTTGGGCACTTTCCAACCTGCATCTTTTCCCGATTGATGTCAACCATGCACCCCAAGAGATTTTAGTGCGTATCCCCGGTATAGGCATACGGGGTGCACTAAAAATTTTACAAGCAAGACGGTTTAAGAAACTCAGCTTCGAAGACCTCGTCAATCTTAAAATATCGCTCAAAAAAGCACGTTATTTCATCATCGCTGGTAAAGATTTTCATCGAAGCACAAGCTTATATACCGAAAAGATCAAACTTGCTCTCATACACCAAGGCTCAAACGTCATTCAGCCAACACTTTTTGATACCTCCATCTACACAGGAGAGCTGTGA
- a CDS encoding efflux RND transporter periplasmic adaptor subunit — protein MTTNRVYLTYARYALIGVLGAFLVTGCSSQDKKAAGGMPAMPPLSVSTYKVITSDVPVSLEYPAKVKSMQQVNIVARVSGVLEKKHFTEGSFVKAGDTLYQIDSDRYEALMQEAVADVGMKEATLKQATRDWDRTKALFEQDAVSQKERDAALSAYESAGASLKSSQAALKKATIDFNYTKVKATISGMTSLNAQDVGSYVGSSSDTMTLTTITQTDPIYVEFSLPDIELLKKRYVMGTGNWNSLAQAKLPIQLSTPDGSKYAKMGTLDFIDSYVDAETSTIKARATFANPNNILIPGLFVRVNVEGLVYKDAISIPQKALLQEAIGSFVYVVKEGKATKVPVKAGTVHNDTYIIESGLSAGDVVITDNLTKLRPGSAVNVIEAKE, from the coding sequence ATGACTACAAATAGAGTGTATTTAACGTATGCTAGATATGCATTAATAGGTGTTTTGGGAGCTTTTTTAGTAACAGGATGCTCAAGCCAAGATAAGAAAGCAGCAGGTGGGATGCCCGCGATGCCTCCTTTAAGTGTATCCACCTATAAAGTGATCACTAGTGATGTTCCTGTTTCTCTCGAATATCCAGCAAAAGTCAAAAGTATGCAACAAGTGAATATTGTTGCGCGTGTGAGTGGTGTTTTAGAAAAGAAACACTTTACCGAAGGTAGCTTTGTCAAAGCTGGCGATACACTCTACCAAATTGACTCAGACCGTTATGAAGCCTTGATGCAAGAAGCGGTGGCAGATGTAGGAATGAAAGAAGCAACCCTTAAACAAGCAACGCGTGATTGGGATCGTACTAAAGCTTTGTTTGAGCAAGACGCCGTTTCTCAAAAAGAGCGTGACGCTGCACTCTCTGCGTATGAGTCAGCAGGAGCTTCGCTCAAATCTTCACAAGCAGCGCTTAAAAAAGCAACGATTGATTTTAACTATACTAAGGTTAAAGCAACCATTAGTGGTATGACTAGCCTTAATGCCCAAGATGTTGGAAGTTATGTAGGCTCTAGTAGCGATACAATGACATTAACAACCATTACTCAAACCGATCCTATCTATGTTGAATTCTCTTTGCCCGATATTGAACTTTTGAAAAAACGTTATGTCATGGGAACAGGAAATTGGAATAGTTTAGCTCAAGCCAAACTTCCTATTCAACTCAGCACTCCTGATGGTTCAAAATATGCCAAAATGGGAACCTTAGACTTTATTGATAGCTATGTTGATGCTGAAACCTCTACCATTAAAGCAAGAGCCACCTTTGCAAATCCAAATAATATTTTAATACCCGGTCTTTTTGTGCGTGTGAATGTAGAGGGCTTAGTCTATAAAGATGCGATTAGTATTCCTCAAAAGGCACTCTTACAAGAAGCCATTGGATCATTCGTGTATGTGGTAAAAGAGGGTAAAGCGACTAAAGTACCTGTCAAAGCAGGAACCGTTCATAATGACACCTATATCATTGAAAGCGGTTTGAGTGCAGGAGATGTAGTTATTACAGATAACCTCACTAAACTACGCCCTGGCTCAGCGGTTAATGTTATAGAAGCGAAGGAATAA
- a CDS encoding efflux RND transporter permease subunit: MFSKFFINRPIFATVLSVVVIIAGLMGIRGLPIEEYPQVTPPQVTVKATYAGASADTISKTVAAPIEQQINGVENMIYMSSTASSTGSLSINVYFKIGTNADQATINVNNRVQAALSSLPSEVQAQGVTVRKQSSTILKVISIISPNNSYDKIYMANYALVNVIDELKRVNGVGDASLFGNQDYSMRIWMKPDQLAKYNLSPTDVINSISEQNAQFATGRFNQAPTKAAQAYTYTVTTQGRFDKVEEFENIILKSNKDGSTLRLKDVARLELGAASYDVSATLNGQTMVPIGIYLQSGANALETAKKVDAVMEKLSKSFPENMTYVTPYDTTKFIQISVHEVVKTLIEALLLVVIIVYMFLQNMRATIIPILAIPVSIIGSFAGMYALGYSINLLTLFGLVLAIGIVVDDAIIVIENVERILHSEKDITVKDATIKAMQEVTAPVVAIVLVLCAVFIPVSFMGGFTGQMYQQFAITIVISVIISGMVALTLTPALCAIFLKKKEPKPFWFVKKFNEFFDASTNWFTSGVSLVVRHGIISIIIFAALMGMTYELFQKVPTSLVPMEDKGFLLAVTALPPASSLNRTEGVSAELSKITANVPEIEYTIAISGFDLISGAAKTNAATAFINLKDWSERKAANQNSEILSGALNGAFFGVPDATIFALNPPPIMGLSISGGFEMYLQDRTGGSLEELGRITNAIVAKARQRPELTMVRSTFDTAVPQFRVTLDREKTKALGISIKDVFTTLQSTFGAYYVNDFNLFGRTYQVNVQSEADFREKPEDMKNIFVKSNTGKLIPISSLVTYERTIGPDIVDRFNIFTAAKIVGEPKPGYTSGDAIKAIEEVVKEVAPEGYTTGWAGTSFQEKEMEGSGSQAFIFGLVFIFLILSAQYERWLMPLAVITAVPFAVFGAIMAVYLRGLSNDIYFQIGLLVLIALSAKNAILIVEFAMQAQEKGKSIFDATLEAARLRFRPIVMTSLAFTIGVLPLAISSGAGAGSRHAIGTGVIGGMIAATTIAIFFIPLFYNWLAQLNAKFSRKGKKDEE, translated from the coding sequence ATGTTTTCTAAATTTTTTATCAACAGGCCTATTTTTGCAACGGTTCTTTCGGTCGTTGTGATTATAGCGGGCTTGATGGGTATTAGAGGCTTGCCTATTGAGGAATATCCTCAAGTGACACCGCCACAAGTAACCGTTAAAGCAACGTATGCAGGAGCAAGTGCCGATACCATTTCTAAAACGGTTGCTGCACCGATTGAGCAACAGATTAATGGTGTTGAAAATATGATCTATATGTCTTCAACGGCTTCATCAACAGGTTCTTTATCGATCAATGTCTATTTTAAAATTGGAACCAATGCTGATCAGGCGACGATTAACGTCAATAACCGTGTTCAAGCAGCTCTCAGCAGTCTTCCAAGTGAAGTACAAGCACAAGGCGTTACGGTACGTAAACAATCCTCTACGATTTTAAAAGTTATTTCGATTATTTCACCGAACAACAGCTATGATAAAATTTACATGGCGAACTATGCACTTGTCAACGTTATTGATGAACTTAAGCGCGTTAATGGTGTGGGTGATGCCTCTTTATTTGGTAACCAAGATTACTCTATGCGTATTTGGATGAAGCCTGATCAACTCGCCAAATACAATCTTTCACCAACAGATGTTATTAATTCGATCTCAGAACAAAATGCTCAGTTTGCAACAGGACGTTTCAATCAAGCTCCTACGAAAGCGGCTCAAGCCTATACCTACACGGTAACAACACAAGGGCGATTTGATAAAGTCGAAGAGTTTGAAAATATCATCTTAAAATCGAACAAAGATGGTTCAACTTTACGCCTTAAAGATGTTGCACGTCTTGAACTCGGTGCTGCATCGTATGATGTATCGGCAACGCTTAATGGACAAACGATGGTACCGATTGGCATCTACTTACAATCCGGTGCAAATGCGTTGGAAACAGCCAAAAAAGTCGATGCGGTCATGGAAAAACTTTCAAAATCTTTTCCTGAAAATATGACCTATGTAACGCCATACGATACAACAAAATTTATTCAAATTTCGGTACATGAAGTGGTAAAAACACTCATTGAAGCCCTTCTTTTAGTTGTTATTATTGTTTACATGTTCTTGCAAAATATGCGTGCGACAATTATTCCTATTTTAGCAATCCCTGTTTCGATCATTGGCTCATTTGCAGGTATGTATGCACTGGGTTATTCGATTAACCTTTTAACCTTATTTGGTTTGGTGCTTGCCATTGGTATCGTTGTCGATGATGCTATTATCGTTATTGAAAACGTTGAACGTATCTTGCATTCTGAAAAAGATATTACCGTTAAAGATGCAACGATTAAAGCGATGCAAGAAGTAACTGCTCCTGTTGTTGCCATTGTTCTTGTTTTATGTGCTGTTTTTATCCCTGTATCGTTTATGGGTGGTTTTACAGGACAAATGTACCAACAATTTGCGATTACAATTGTTATTTCGGTCATTATTTCAGGTATGGTAGCGTTAACCTTGACACCTGCATTGTGCGCCATTTTCCTCAAGAAAAAAGAGCCAAAACCGTTTTGGTTTGTCAAAAAATTTAATGAGTTCTTTGATGCTTCAACCAACTGGTTTACCAGTGGGGTTAGTTTGGTGGTACGCCATGGTATCATCAGTATTATCATCTTTGCCGCACTGATGGGCATGACATATGAACTTTTCCAAAAAGTACCTACAAGTCTTGTCCCAATGGAAGACAAAGGCTTTTTACTTGCCGTGACTGCATTGCCTCCTGCTTCTTCACTCAATCGTACAGAAGGTGTGAGTGCAGAACTCAGTAAGATTACAGCCAATGTGCCTGAAATCGAATACACTATTGCTATTTCAGGGTTTGATCTTATCAGTGGTGCCGCTAAAACCAATGCCGCAACAGCCTTTATCAATCTAAAAGATTGGAGTGAGCGAAAAGCAGCAAACCAAAATTCAGAAATACTGAGCGGTGCACTCAACGGTGCCTTCTTCGGTGTACCGGATGCCACCATCTTTGCACTGAATCCTCCACCGATTATGGGATTAAGTATCTCAGGTGGTTTTGAGATGTATTTGCAAGATCGAACGGGTGGTTCATTGGAAGAGCTCGGTAGAATTACCAATGCCATTGTCGCAAAAGCAAGACAAAGACCAGAGCTTACGATGGTGAGAAGTACCTTTGATACGGCTGTACCTCAATTTAGAGTGACATTAGATCGTGAAAAAACGAAAGCATTGGGTATTTCAATCAAAGATGTCTTTACCACATTGCAATCAACCTTTGGCGCCTACTACGTCAATGACTTTAACCTCTTTGGTCGTACCTATCAAGTCAATGTTCAATCAGAGGCTGATTTTAGAGAAAAACCTGAGGATATGAAAAATATCTTTGTGAAGTCAAACACAGGAAAATTGATTCCTATCAGTTCATTGGTGACGTATGAACGTACCATTGGACCAGATATTGTAGATCGTTTTAACATCTTTACAGCCGCAAAAATTGTTGGTGAACCAAAACCGGGTTATACATCAGGGGATGCGATTAAAGCAATTGAAGAAGTGGTTAAAGAAGTCGCACCTGAGGGTTATACCACAGGATGGGCTGGAACATCATTCCAAGAAAAAGAGATGGAAGGTAGTGGCTCACAAGCGTTTATCTTCGGACTCGTCTTTATCTTCTTGATTCTATCAGCACAGTATGAGAGGTGGCTCATGCCACTTGCGGTTATTACCGCTGTTCCGTTTGCCGTCTTTGGTGCGATTATGGCGGTTTATTTACGAGGACTGAGTAACGACATCTATTTCCAAATCGGTCTTTTGGTACTGATCGCTTTATCGGCTAAAAATGCGATTTTGATCGTTGAGTTTGCAATGCAAGCCCAAGAAAAAGGTAAGTCAATTTTTGACGCAACCCTTGAAGCGGCACGTTTACGTTTCCGTCCGATTGTTATGACCTCACTTGCCTTTACTATTGGTGTTTTACCGTTGGCGATCAGTTCAGGTGCCGGTGCGGGAAGTCGTCATGCGATAGGAACGGGTGTTATTGGTGGTATGATTGCCGCAACAACGATTGCGATCTTCTTTATTCCACTCTTTTACAACTGGCTCGCTCAGCTTAATGCGAAGTTTTCACGTAAAGGAAAAAAAGATGAAGAATAG
- a CDS encoding efflux transporter outer membrane subunit produces MKNSLYYSAVLALILSGCSLSPELNVPTTQFPQTYRADVKSETPYVDAAWWSNYHDAKLTALIEEALTNNYDLQSAMANISLARATLSRSTSDRYPSIDVQGSGQRIRSSGDTFNSKAHNTYNDFSLSAVLSYELDLWGKYKEAEASSRASLIATYAAKDTVKISLAASVADSYFTLISLYEQLDITNETIKAREEGLKRNEAKYTLGAISKGTLASDRAELNSAQITKDALEQAILLQQSALAVLVGKSPEAIAAFSKDGLPRVLPSDVNVPANLPSELLSKRPDITQAEENLKAANANIGVARAAYFPSISLSGALGFESTQLSNLMKSQSGMNSFGGSLASPLFNMGKTSSNVESAKANKELAEIAYAKTVQQAFQDAYDALNKRHTLTQKLEHQLSYEKNIEQVYLLAKKQYENGYGDYLTLLDAKRNLLSAKLATSQTKQALLSSGVSLYKSLGGGWDKEVFDRHADTL; encoded by the coding sequence ATGAAGAATAGTCTTTATTACAGTGCTGTACTAGCCTTAATTCTCAGTGGATGTTCGCTCTCTCCAGAGTTGAACGTCCCTACAACACAGTTTCCGCAGACGTACCGTGCAGATGTGAAGAGTGAAACACCGTATGTCGATGCGGCATGGTGGAGTAATTACCATGATGCAAAATTAACCGCTTTAATTGAAGAGGCATTGACAAATAACTATGATCTTCAATCAGCGATGGCCAATATCTCTTTGGCGCGTGCAACGCTTTCACGAAGTACATCGGATCGTTACCCAAGTATTGATGTCCAGGGCTCTGGCCAACGTATCAGAAGCAGTGGCGATACGTTTAACTCTAAAGCACATAATACGTACAATGATTTTTCACTCAGTGCAGTCCTTAGTTATGAGCTTGATCTTTGGGGTAAATACAAAGAAGCTGAAGCTTCCTCTCGTGCTTCTTTGATTGCTACATATGCGGCAAAAGACACGGTAAAAATCTCTTTAGCTGCCAGTGTTGCCGATAGTTACTTTACACTCATTAGTCTGTATGAGCAGCTCGACATCACCAATGAGACAATCAAAGCAAGAGAAGAGGGGCTTAAACGCAATGAGGCGAAGTACACTCTTGGTGCTATTTCTAAAGGAACTCTTGCCTCCGATCGTGCAGAGCTGAACAGTGCTCAAATCACTAAAGATGCGCTAGAGCAAGCGATTTTACTCCAACAAAGTGCGCTGGCTGTTTTAGTGGGTAAATCACCTGAAGCCATAGCGGCGTTTAGCAAAGATGGCTTACCGCGTGTTTTACCAAGCGATGTCAACGTCCCTGCTAATTTGCCTTCCGAGCTTTTAAGCAAACGCCCCGATATCACCCAAGCCGAAGAGAATTTAAAAGCGGCCAATGCAAACATCGGTGTGGCACGTGCTGCTTATTTTCCAAGTATTAGCCTCTCAGGTGCACTTGGATTTGAGAGCACACAGCTTTCTAATCTGATGAAATCCCAATCAGGCATGAACAGCTTTGGTGGAAGCCTTGCCTCACCACTGTTTAATATGGGAAAAACTAGTTCCAATGTAGAGAGTGCAAAGGCAAACAAAGAGCTAGCAGAGATTGCGTATGCAAAGACGGTTCAACAAGCGTTTCAAGATGCCTATGATGCCCTTAACAAACGACATACGCTCACTCAAAAACTAGAGCATCAGCTCTCCTATGAAAAGAATATTGAGCAAGTATACTTACTGGCTAAAAAACAGTATGAAAATGGCTATGGCGATTATTTAACACTATTAGATGCAAAACGTAATCTGCTCTCAGCAAAGCTTGCTACATCCCAAACCAAACAAGCACTGCTTAGTTCGGGTGTCTCTCTTTACAAATCACTCGGCGGTGGTTGGGATAAAGAGGTGTTTGACAGGCACGCTGATACCCTATAA
- the motA gene encoding flagellar motor stator protein MotA has protein sequence MDLTVILGMVLAITTISTGDILEGGNPLHILHITSFIIVIPTAMAAAMSATPQEYVRGAFKEFKVIFKKSSVDLHARIKQIIDFAIIARRDGILALESHANQMDDEFFKKGLSMAVDGVEAHEIEETLDILIEQTEEYYHGSAHYWVHAGETCPVMGLIGAVLGLILALQKLDNPAEMAMGIGGAFTATVFGIAGSYIFLGPWGHKLKGKSIDIVKEKRVILAGILGISHGDNPRTLEMKLLNYLSPLEEKKSQFDK, from the coding sequence ATGGACTTAACCGTCATCTTGGGCATGGTACTCGCCATCACCACTATTTCTACCGGTGATATATTAGAAGGTGGAAATCCTCTTCATATTTTGCACATCACGTCATTTATTATCGTTATTCCAACCGCTATGGCAGCAGCGATGTCTGCAACTCCCCAAGAATATGTTAGAGGTGCCTTTAAAGAGTTTAAAGTTATCTTCAAAAAATCATCGGTTGATCTTCATGCACGTATTAAACAAATTATTGACTTTGCCATTATTGCAAGGCGTGATGGCATTTTAGCGCTTGAATCCCATGCCAATCAAATGGACGATGAGTTCTTCAAAAAAGGTCTTAGTATGGCCGTTGATGGTGTTGAAGCGCATGAGATTGAAGAGACACTCGATATTTTGATTGAACAGACGGAAGAGTATTATCATGGCTCTGCACACTATTGGGTACATGCAGGGGAAACCTGCCCCGTTATGGGACTCATTGGCGCTGTTTTGGGTCTGATCTTGGCACTTCAAAAATTAGACAACCCTGCTGAAATGGCGATGGGTATTGGTGGTGCCTTTACTGCGACTGTTTTTGGTATTGCAGGTTCTTATATCTTCTTAGGCCCATGGGGACATAAACTTAAGGGAAAATCAATAGATATTGTTAAAGAAAAACGTGTCATCTTAGCAGGAATTTTAGGTATTTCTCATGGTGACAATCCTCGTACGCTTGAAATGAAACTTCTCAATTATCTTTCTCCTCTTGAAGAGAAAAAAAGCCAATTTGACAAATAA